A window from Danio aesculapii chromosome 6, fDanAes4.1, whole genome shotgun sequence encodes these proteins:
- the tlk1b gene encoding serine/threonine-protein kinase tousled-like 1-B isoform X2 — MSVQSNSNSSGSLDGAPSCSQFSTGSPTPGSVSPLDIFAPRRHKEGMDELHSLDPRRQELLEARFIGAVSGNTGGSTGSASGGPKGLNNNECSSHSFGSLGSSSDKESETPEKKHSESSRGRKRKVDNQSESSQGKSSGRGPKISDYFDFQGGNGSSPVRGLPPVLRSPQNSHSAPGAIVRQNSSSPTSLCFMDHTMNLKQLSSRSVQTDLTLLKLAALESNKNLDLEKKEGRIDDLLRANCDLRRQIDEQQKLLERFKERLNKCTTMSKKLLIEKSTQEKQSCREKSMQDRLRLGHFTTVRHGASYSEQWTDGYAFQNLVKQQEWINQQREEIERQRKLLAKRKPPSTPSSQSPTPNESKQRKTKAVNGADNDPFLKPSLPTLLTVAEYHEQEEIFKLRLGHLKKEEAEIQAELERLERVRNLHIRELKRINNEDSSQFKDHPTLNERYLLLHLLGRGGFSEVYKAFDLFEQRYAAVKIHQLNKNWREEKKENYHKHACREYRIHKQLDHPRIVKLYDYFSLDTDTFCTVLEFCEGNDLDFYLKQHKLMSEKEARSIVMQIVNALRYLNEIKPPIIHYDLKPGNILLVDGTACGEIKITDFGLSKIMDDDSYGVDGMDLTSQGAGTYWYLPPECFVVGKEPPKISNKVDVWSVGVIFFQCLYGRKPFGHNQSQQDILQENTILKATEVQFPAKPVASNEAKAFIRRCLAYRKEDRFDVHQLGSDSYLLPHMRRSNSSGNLQATPASPAPSGIISY; from the exons gtaTGGATGAGCTGCATTCTCTGGATCCACGCCGGCAGGAGCTTTTGGAGGCACGTTTCATTGGGGCAGTGAGCGGAAACACAGGAGGAAGCACAGGGAGCGCGAGTGGCGGGCCTAAA GGTTTGAACAATAACGAGTGCTCCAGTCACAGTTTTGGCAGCCTGGGGTCATCGAGTGACAAGGAGTCCGAG ACTCCAGAGAAGAAGCACTCCGAGTCGTCCAGAGGAAGAAAGAGGAAGGTTGATAACCAATCCGAGAGCAGCCAAG GAAAGTCTTCCGGCCGAGGCCCCAAGATCAGCGATTATTTTGAT TTCCAGGGAGGAAACGGATCGAGTCCAGTCCGGGGTCTTCCTCCGGTCCTGCGCTCACCACAGAACTCTCACTCTGCACCTGGAGCCATC GTCAGACAGAACAGCTCATCACCCACCAGCCTGTGTTTCATGGATCACACCATGAATCTGAAACAGCTGAGCAGCAGAAGTGTCCAG ACGGATTTGACACTGTTGAAACTGGCTGCACTTGAGAGCAATAAGAATCTTGACCTTGAGAAGAAGGAGGGCAGAATAGATGATCTACTCAGG GCGAACTGTGACCTCCGAAGACAGATAGATGAGCAGCAGAAACTGCTGGAACGTTTCAAGGAGCGTCTGAACAAATGCACTACGATGAGTAAAAAACTCCTGATTGAGAAG AGCACTCAAGAGAAACAGTCCTGCCGGGAAAAGAGCATGCAGGACCGGCTGCGTCTGGGACACTTCACCACAGTCCGGCACGGGGCGTCCTATTCCGAACAGTGGACTGATGGATATGCCTTCCAGAACCTCGTCAA GCAGCAGGAGTGGATAAACCAGCAGCGGGAAGAGATTGAGAGGCAGCGGAAACTTCTAGCGAAGCGCAAACCTCCTAGCACACCCTCCTCCCAGAGCCCGACCCCCAACGAGTCCAAACAGAGAAAGACCAAAGCAGTGAACGGAGCCGACAACGATCCCTTCCTCAAACCCAGCCTGCCGACACT GCTGACTGTGGCCGAGTATCATGAGCAGGAGGAAATCTTCAAACTGAGACTGGGTCATCTCAAAAAG gaggaGGCAGAGATCCAGGCAGAGCTGGAACGGTTGGAGCGTGTGAGGAATCTGCACATTCGAGAGCTTAAGAGAATCAACAATGAGGACAGTTCTCA GTTTAAAGACCATCCAACTCTTAATGAACGATATCTTCTGTTACACTTGCTGGGAAGAGGAGGTTTTAGTGAAGTTTATAag GCGTTTGACCTGTTTGAGCAGCGATACGCAGCGGTGAAGATCCACCAGCTCAACAAGAACTGGAGAGAAGAGAAGAAAGAGAATTACCACAA ACATGCCTGTAGAGAATACAGAATCCACAAGCAACTGGACCATCCTAGAATAGTCAAACTCTATGATTACTTCTCGCTGGACACCGACAC ATTCTGCACTGTTCTGGAGTTCTGTGAGGGGAATGATCTGGATTTCTATCTGAAGCAACACAAGCTGATGTCCGAGAAAGAAGCTCGATCTATCGTCATGCAGATTGTCAATGCGCTCCGATACCTCAACGAGATCAAACCTCCCATCATCCACTACGACTTGAAGCCAG GAAATATCCTGTTGGTGGACGGAACGGCATGTGGGGAGATAAAGATTACAGATTTCGGCTTGTCTAAAATTATGGATGACGACAGCTATGGAGTAGACGGGATGGACCTGACATCACAGGGAGCCGGAACCTACTG GTATTTGCCACCCGAGTGTTTTGTCGTTGGTAAAGAGCCTCCAAAGATCTCCAATAAAGTGGACGTGTGGTCTGTTGGCGTCATCTTCTTCCAGTGCCTGTATGGACGAAAG CCGTTTGGCCATAATCAATCCCAGCAAGACATCCTTCAAGAGAACACCATCCTCAAAGCCACTGAAGTGCAGTTTCCGGCCAAACCTGTGGCTAGCAATGAGGCCAAG GCGTTTATCCGCCGCTGTCTGGCCTACAGGAAGGAGGATCGCTTTGACGTGCACCAGCTGGGAAGTGACTCCTATCTTCTTCCTCACATGAGACGATCCAATTCGTCGGGAAACCTACAGGCCACGCCTGCCAGCCCCGCCCCTTCAGGAATCATCTCCTACTGA
- the tlk1b gene encoding serine/threonine-protein kinase tousled-like 1-B isoform X1 yields the protein MSVQSNSNSSGSLDGAPSCSQFSTGSPTPGSVSPLDIFAPRRHKEGMDELHSLDPRRQELLEARFIGAVSGNTGGSTGSASGGPKGLNNNECSSHSFGSLGSSSDKESENSDIKKGGSPAYSTPEKKHSESSRGRKRKVDNQSESSQGKSSGRGPKISDYFDFQGGNGSSPVRGLPPVLRSPQNSHSAPGAIVRQNSSSPTSLCFMDHTMNLKQLSSRSVQTDLTLLKLAALESNKNLDLEKKEGRIDDLLRANCDLRRQIDEQQKLLERFKERLNKCTTMSKKLLIEKSTQEKQSCREKSMQDRLRLGHFTTVRHGASYSEQWTDGYAFQNLVKQQEWINQQREEIERQRKLLAKRKPPSTPSSQSPTPNESKQRKTKAVNGADNDPFLKPSLPTLLTVAEYHEQEEIFKLRLGHLKKEEAEIQAELERLERVRNLHIRELKRINNEDSSQFKDHPTLNERYLLLHLLGRGGFSEVYKAFDLFEQRYAAVKIHQLNKNWREEKKENYHKHACREYRIHKQLDHPRIVKLYDYFSLDTDTFCTVLEFCEGNDLDFYLKQHKLMSEKEARSIVMQIVNALRYLNEIKPPIIHYDLKPGNILLVDGTACGEIKITDFGLSKIMDDDSYGVDGMDLTSQGAGTYWYLPPECFVVGKEPPKISNKVDVWSVGVIFFQCLYGRKPFGHNQSQQDILQENTILKATEVQFPAKPVASNEAKAFIRRCLAYRKEDRFDVHQLGSDSYLLPHMRRSNSSGNLQATPASPAPSGIISY from the exons gtaTGGATGAGCTGCATTCTCTGGATCCACGCCGGCAGGAGCTTTTGGAGGCACGTTTCATTGGGGCAGTGAGCGGAAACACAGGAGGAAGCACAGGGAGCGCGAGTGGCGGGCCTAAA GGTTTGAACAATAACGAGTGCTCCAGTCACAGTTTTGGCAGCCTGGGGTCATCGAGTGACAAGGAGTCCGAG AACTCTGACATAAAGAAAGGAGGATCACCTGCATATTCA ACTCCAGAGAAGAAGCACTCCGAGTCGTCCAGAGGAAGAAAGAGGAAGGTTGATAACCAATCCGAGAGCAGCCAAG GAAAGTCTTCCGGCCGAGGCCCCAAGATCAGCGATTATTTTGAT TTCCAGGGAGGAAACGGATCGAGTCCAGTCCGGGGTCTTCCTCCGGTCCTGCGCTCACCACAGAACTCTCACTCTGCACCTGGAGCCATC GTCAGACAGAACAGCTCATCACCCACCAGCCTGTGTTTCATGGATCACACCATGAATCTGAAACAGCTGAGCAGCAGAAGTGTCCAG ACGGATTTGACACTGTTGAAACTGGCTGCACTTGAGAGCAATAAGAATCTTGACCTTGAGAAGAAGGAGGGCAGAATAGATGATCTACTCAGG GCGAACTGTGACCTCCGAAGACAGATAGATGAGCAGCAGAAACTGCTGGAACGTTTCAAGGAGCGTCTGAACAAATGCACTACGATGAGTAAAAAACTCCTGATTGAGAAG AGCACTCAAGAGAAACAGTCCTGCCGGGAAAAGAGCATGCAGGACCGGCTGCGTCTGGGACACTTCACCACAGTCCGGCACGGGGCGTCCTATTCCGAACAGTGGACTGATGGATATGCCTTCCAGAACCTCGTCAA GCAGCAGGAGTGGATAAACCAGCAGCGGGAAGAGATTGAGAGGCAGCGGAAACTTCTAGCGAAGCGCAAACCTCCTAGCACACCCTCCTCCCAGAGCCCGACCCCCAACGAGTCCAAACAGAGAAAGACCAAAGCAGTGAACGGAGCCGACAACGATCCCTTCCTCAAACCCAGCCTGCCGACACT GCTGACTGTGGCCGAGTATCATGAGCAGGAGGAAATCTTCAAACTGAGACTGGGTCATCTCAAAAAG gaggaGGCAGAGATCCAGGCAGAGCTGGAACGGTTGGAGCGTGTGAGGAATCTGCACATTCGAGAGCTTAAGAGAATCAACAATGAGGACAGTTCTCA GTTTAAAGACCATCCAACTCTTAATGAACGATATCTTCTGTTACACTTGCTGGGAAGAGGAGGTTTTAGTGAAGTTTATAag GCGTTTGACCTGTTTGAGCAGCGATACGCAGCGGTGAAGATCCACCAGCTCAACAAGAACTGGAGAGAAGAGAAGAAAGAGAATTACCACAA ACATGCCTGTAGAGAATACAGAATCCACAAGCAACTGGACCATCCTAGAATAGTCAAACTCTATGATTACTTCTCGCTGGACACCGACAC ATTCTGCACTGTTCTGGAGTTCTGTGAGGGGAATGATCTGGATTTCTATCTGAAGCAACACAAGCTGATGTCCGAGAAAGAAGCTCGATCTATCGTCATGCAGATTGTCAATGCGCTCCGATACCTCAACGAGATCAAACCTCCCATCATCCACTACGACTTGAAGCCAG GAAATATCCTGTTGGTGGACGGAACGGCATGTGGGGAGATAAAGATTACAGATTTCGGCTTGTCTAAAATTATGGATGACGACAGCTATGGAGTAGACGGGATGGACCTGACATCACAGGGAGCCGGAACCTACTG GTATTTGCCACCCGAGTGTTTTGTCGTTGGTAAAGAGCCTCCAAAGATCTCCAATAAAGTGGACGTGTGGTCTGTTGGCGTCATCTTCTTCCAGTGCCTGTATGGACGAAAG CCGTTTGGCCATAATCAATCCCAGCAAGACATCCTTCAAGAGAACACCATCCTCAAAGCCACTGAAGTGCAGTTTCCGGCCAAACCTGTGGCTAGCAATGAGGCCAAG GCGTTTATCCGCCGCTGTCTGGCCTACAGGAAGGAGGATCGCTTTGACGTGCACCAGCTGGGAAGTGACTCCTATCTTCTTCCTCACATGAGACGATCCAATTCGTCGGGAAACCTACAGGCCACGCCTGCCAGCCCCGCCCCTTCAGGAATCATCTCCTACTGA